In a single window of the Caloenas nicobarica isolate bCalNic1 chromosome 8, bCalNic1.hap1, whole genome shotgun sequence genome:
- the IL12A gene encoding interleukin-12 subunit alpha, which produces MSQRGDSDTGGRAAPPSAATRPWALLPALCLALALSPPARAMPPPPSSPLAERMNRSRELLAAANASVHRLKELGTLGFECTLEEVDLEDITKDQINTIKACISQDPGTGNCPALERSTFDTRKCLQGIYEDLNAYRAELRNLDDQKVLTTIDEMMTALNPGGRSAAQPLSGAVPTSFQERMRLCSILHAFRIRTVTISRMMSYLTSLESSL; this is translated from the exons ATGTCACAGCGCGGTGACAGCGACACCGGCGGCCGGGCAGCGCCCCCTAGCGCGGCCACCCGGCCCTGGGCGCTGCTGCCCGcgctctgcctggccctggccTTGTCACCTCCCGCCCGGGCGatgccgccgccgccgtccTCCCCCCTCGCCGAGAGGATGAACCGCTCCCGGGAGCTGCTGGCGGCCGCCAACGCCTCCGTCCACCGGCTGAAG GAGCTCGGCACGCTGGGATTCGAATGTACCCTTGAAGAGGTCGATCTAGAAGATATCACTAAGGATCAAATCAACACCATAAAAGCTTGTATATCTCAGGATCCAGgg ACTGGAAACTGTCCAGCACTGGAAAGATCTACTTTTGATACG AGGAAATGCCTGCAGGGCATCTATGAGGATCTGAATGCCtacagggcagagctgaggaaCTTGGACGATCAAAAGGTTCTGACAACTATTGATGAGATGATGACA GCGCTAAACCCCGGCGGCAGAAGCGCGGCACAGCCCCTGTCCGGCGCGGTCCCCACGTCCTTCCAGGAGAGGATGCGGCTCTGCAGCATCCTCCACGCCTTCCGAATCCGCACCGTCACCATCAGCAGGATGATGAGCTACCTGACCTCGCTGGAGAGCTCCCTCTAA
- the LOC135991558 gene encoding caspase recruitment domain-containing protein 8-like, translating to MSRRGQEPDSGAESLSSDEKEVAAGSEEGEEGEGSAKEQPAGEDSSENSSSSSSEEESDAEESDRGKSGEEQEEKESLLRCNESGVNCLPPCEHCRNENDQKEQVAPRKLSGGQYVMQLDAEGTYRCSLTGLIFEVTGAVKITYSLLSWSKYANLVEKPWIVGGPLFDMRCNPAPALTSIQFPHSLCLGDHGAGLAFRVLHIKSEGPAIEPSADYSASHVKWLVSSLSPVGPLIQSLEPVQYHGAVILYKAVDEHPSLSFRVYVATNNDSFIKDISRAVKNSNKKFIRIDKPPVCQKLLQKGKRYRLVCEPEAEITPEEIEFVDGSLLKLKSYIEVYLEKPDDFTLSLVELESDATVWKAKLRESDWIHYDQNKNEQKRSTASVKRRKPAISILEEHELCSKKQKTSNTTGGIETKILTDQQLMVIAKLLGRQWREIAIECLQMEMKDIEQIQATEEEVNMQKFKLLSKWRDREQSNGTAEALCRSLHEKVSYEIVQALQGFSAWR from the exons aTGTCCCGCCGCGGGCAGGAGCCCGACAG CGGAGCTGAGTCCCTCTCTTCAGATGAAAAAG AGGTGGCGGCCGGCagcgaggagggagaggagggagagggctCGGCCAAGGAGCAGCCAGCGG GAGAAGACAGTTCCGAAAACAGCTCCAGCAGTAGCTCAGAAGAGGAGTCAG ATGCTGAGGAGTCGGATAGAGGCAAGTCGG gtgaagaacaggaggagaaggaatCGCTACTGCGCTGCAATGAGTCAG GAGTGAACTGTCTGCCACCCTGTGAgcactgcagaaatgaaaat GACCAGAAGGAGCAAGTGGCCCCCAGGAAACTTTCTGGAGGTCAATATGt GATGCAGCTGGACGCAGAGGGGACTTACCGGTGCAGCCTCACGGGCTTGATTTTTGAGGTAACGGGGGCCGTCAAAATCACATATTCCCTCCTATCGTGGAGCAAATACGCCAACCTCGTGGAAAAGCCGTGGATCGTGGGCGGCCCCCTCTTCGACATGCGCTGCAACCCGGCCCCCGCGCTCACCTCCATCCAGTTTCCCCACTCCCTGTGCCTCGGCG ATCACGGCGCCGGCCTGGCCTTCAGGGTTTTGCACATCAAAAGCGAGGGCCCGGCCATCGAGCCCTCCGCCGACTACTCGGCGTCGCACGTGAAGTGGCTGGTGAGCTCGCTGTCCCCGGTGGGACCGCTCATCCAGAGCCTGGAGCCGGTGCAGTACCACGGCGCCGTCATCCTCTACAAAGCCGTCGACGAGCATCCTTCCTTATCCTTTCGGGTCTACGTGGCTACGAACAACGACTCCTTTATAAAG gaTATCTCAAGAGCCgtaaaaaattcaaataagaaATTCATTAGAATTGACAAGCCCCCTGTATGCcaaaaattacttcagaaaggaaagaggTATAGATTAGTTTGTGAGCCAGAAGCTGAAATAACTCCAGAG GAAATTGAATTTGTTGACGGATCTCTCTTGAAACTAAAAAGTTACATTGAAGTGTATTTGGAGAAACCCGACGACTTCACGTTGTCTTTGGTTGAGCTGGAGTCTGATGCGACCGTCTGGAAAGCAAAACTAAGAGAGA GTGACTGGATACATTACGACCAGAACAAAAATGAGCAGAAGAGAAGCACAGCCA GTGTCAAAAGACGCAAACCAGCCATCAGCATTTTGGAAGAACACGAGCTCTgtagcaaaaagcaaaaaaccagcaATACCACAG GTGGAATCGAAACAAAAATCTTAACGGATCAACAGCTGATGGTGATCGCCAAGTTGCTTGGGAGGCAGTGGAGAGAAATCGCCATCGAGTGTCTGCAGATGGAAATGAAAGACATCGAGCAGATTCAGGCAACGGAGGAAGAAGTTAATATGCAGAAATTTAAGTTGTTAAGCAAGTGGAGAGACAGAGAGCAAAGCAACGGGACCGCGGAAGCTTTGTGCAGAAGTCTCCATGAAAAAGTGTCCTATGAGATAGTCCAAGCCCTACAAG GTTTCTCGGCTTGGCGCTGA